In Mytilus edulis chromosome 6, xbMytEdul2.2, whole genome shotgun sequence, the following proteins share a genomic window:
- the LOC139526801 gene encoding beta-1,3-galactosyltransferase brn-like: MISISYRNKLNKSKRTITQVVFIITFVLICLHTNQQPAEQQRCYDCHFNYPLNNVKDFLNELKNNGTTTIQPINHIYNQYNTICNVKCASYTELIILVKSYIGHFDQRQAIRATWGKCHGENVRVVFLLGYSAELTEHARIEYAEHKDIVQGSFTDEYKNNIYKTLMAYDWVISNCSNSQFVFFVDDDYFVVIPNLLQFAREKKLDGKDVMFGHKQCNPQNPVRSKSSRYRKWYISEEEYQPPILPPFLSGGSVLTQINVARKLRIAFPYMKTIFLDDVYVSLVAQKLGIKIFHDERFVNSNLRRTDFNFIISCHSYNSTEYLYEAWLKFKTVNNLHCNQSARR, from the coding sequence ATGATTTCTATTTCATACAGAAACAAACTTAACAAGAGCAAAAGAACTATAACCCAAGTTGTTTTCATCATTACATTTGTACTGATTTGTTTACATACGAACCAGCAACCAGCTGAACAGCAGCGTTGTTATGACTGTCATTTTAATTATCCTCTAAACAATGTGaaagattttttaaatgaacTAAAGAATAACGGTACGACCACTATCCAACCAATAAATCATATATACAATCAATATAACACAATATGCAATGTGAAATGTGCATCTTATACCGAATTGATAATATTGGTTAAGTCTTACATTGGACATTTTGACCAAAGACAAGCGATTCGCGCCACATGGGGAAAATGTCATGGGGAAAATGTAAGAGTTGTCTTCCTTCTCGGATATTCTGCCGAGTTAACTGAACATGCAAGGATCGAATATGCTGAACACAAGGATATAGTTCAAGGTTCATTTACTGACGAATacaagaataatatatataaaaccttGATGGCATATGATTGGGTTATATCGAACTGTTCAAATAgtcagtttgtcttttttgttgacGACGATTATTTTGTAGTCATACCAAACCTGTTACAATTCGCCCGTGAGAAAAAATTGGACGGCAAAGACGTAATGTTTGGACATAAGCAGTGTAATCCACAAAACCCGGTGAGATCTAAATCCTCAAGGTATAGAAAATGGTATATATCAGAGGAAGAATATCAGCCACCTATTTTACCGCCGTTTCTTTCAGGTGGATCTGTTCTTACGCAGATAAATGTAGCACGAAAATTAAGAATTGCTTTTCcttatatgaaaacaatatttctcgACGATGTTTATGTATCACTGGTTGCACAGAAATTAGGTATAAAGATATTCCACGATGAAAGATTCGTCAACTCTAATTTAAGGAGAACGGACTTCAACTTTATAATATCATGTCATAGTTATAATAGTACAGAGTATTTATACGAAGCAtggttgaaattcaaaacagtaaaCAATTTGCATTGTAACCAGTCAGCCAGACGTTGA